A stretch of the Xiphias gladius isolate SHS-SW01 ecotype Sanya breed wild chromosome 19, ASM1685928v1, whole genome shotgun sequence genome encodes the following:
- the LOC120805241 gene encoding protein FAM214B, with protein sequence MRHIHVELAHKKAPLELPAQEGDLPPPAAPAQGLEPGVRPGAPRHIGQEELRLQKVYQLSIFSQLGGFSTSTESNTDAQQRPVRLGVKRGLEEPQVTHKRPYLGDSSDREALEGGVLCGPAPAQGVGKGLAMGPGGPGSVYSCTQMEHRDSEGGLSPRSPPLSPSHNPSRRPTQHNHDKPIPDVFAPLSPKSPPMCDPHGHLCDQGHSLGSLARTEPPNGGRTPTYSLGSPGNESCTNGSSGGQPSPHLYEMSTYETPNPASPTSPPGPFSPPHHTELQEPGEATEWDVGLESSPPERSATQAASSSSNGLASWEKTPSSNGHRLSSGGHWPAKKRLLSPSDTGESCSEDEGPSTSKRSRLSLLAPGLGPASCRSTDAKAAPYWNHLLPSAWDRTKTSTDCTRSGRRLKSGLRLKSRQLRSGRHTDTGRSARSSWPSSSISRSLLGNFEESILKGRFSPSGRIEGFTAEIGASGSYCPQHVTLPVQVTYYDISEHSAPSPFLGVISLEPLGKKGYSIPKAGTIQVTLFNPNKTVVKMFLVTYNFGDMPVNHMTFLRHRIFLVPVEEGVEGKGEESPGGGALDRKKILCYLIHLRFQSSKSGKIYLHNDIRLLFSRKSIEVDTGIPYELKSFTEVPRNPKYSPRV encoded by the exons ATGCGGCACATTCACGTGGAACTAGCCCACAAAAAGGCTCCATTAGAGCTTCCAGCCCAGGAGGGGGACCTGCCTCCACCTGCAGCCCCAGCACAGGGCTTAGAACCTGGGGTAAGACCGGGAGCACCTAGACACATTGGCCAGGAGGAGTTGCGGCTCCAAAAGGTCTACCAGCTCTCCATTTTCTCCCAGTTGGGGGGATTTTCTACCTCCACAGAATCCAACACTGATGCCCAACAGAGGCCTGTCCGGTTGGGTGTGAAAAGGGGGCTAGAGGAGCCCCAGGTGACTCATAAGCGCCCTTACCTGGGAGACTCGTCAGACAGGGAGGCACTGGAGGGAGGGGTGCTGTGTGGGCCAGCCCCAGCTCAAGGTGTTGGGAAGGGGTTAGCGATGGGCCCCGGTGGGCCTGGTTCTGTATACTCTTGCACACAGATGGAGCACAGAGACTCTGAGGGGGGTCTGTCACCCAGGTCTCCACCCCTCTCCCCAAGCCACAACCCCTCCCGACGGCCAACTCAGCACAATCATGATAAGCCCATTCCTGATGTATTTGCTCCACTCTCACCTAAATCACCCCCAATGTGTGACCCACATGGGCATCTCTGTGACCAGGGCCATTCCCTCGGAAGCTTAGCCAGGACTGAGCCTCCTAATGGAGGCCGCACACCCACCTACTCACTAGGTAGCCCTGGAAACGAGAGCTGTACTAATGGCTCGTCTGGAGGCCAGCCCAGCCCCCATTTATATGAAATGTCCACATATGAGACTCCCAACCCTGCTAGTCCCACCAGCCCTCCGGGCCCTTTCTCCCCCCCACATcacacagagctgcaggaaCCAGGGGAGGCCACCGAATGGGACGTTGGACTTGAATCCTCCCCACCTGAGCGAAGTGCCACCCAGgctgcctcttcctcctctaacGGACTTGCTTCCTGGGAGAAAACGCCCAGCAGTAATGGCCACCGACTATCCTCTGGAGGCCACTGGCCGGCCAAAAAGAGGCTGCTGTCCCCAAGCGACACAGGGGAGTCCTGTTCGGAAGATGAGGGACCTTCCACATCCAAGAGAAGCAGGCTGTCATTGCTGGCTCCAGGACTTGGCCCTGCCTCATGTCGCAGCACTGATGCTAAAGCTGCCCCTTATTGGAACCACCTGCTGCCCTCTGCATGGGACCGGACTAAG ACCTCCACAGACTGCACTAGATCAGGGCGACGACTAAAGAGTGGGCTGCGGTTGAAAAG TCGGCAGCTGCGCAGCGGCAGGCACACAGACACCGGTCGCTCCGCGCGTTCCAGCTGGCCCTCATCTTCCATCAGCAGATCACTACTTGGCAACTTTGAG GAGTCCATACTGAAGGGACGATTCTCCCCGTCTGGCCGGATCGAAGGCTTCACGGCGGAGATTGGCGCCAGCGGCTCCTATTGCCCACAGCACGTCACCCTGCCTGTGCAGGTTACGTACTACGACATCTCGGAGCACAGCGCACCCTCACCCTTCCTG gGGGTGATTTCTCTTGAGCCTCTTGGAAAGAAAGGATACAGCATACCCAAAGCAGGGACCATTCAAGTG ACCTTATTTAATCCCAACAAAACTGTGGTGAAGATGTTCCTGGTGACCTACAACTTTGGCGACATGCCTGTCAATCACATGACCTTCCTGCGCCACCGTATCTTCCTGGTGCCTGTGGAGGAGGGGGTTGAAGGGAAAGGCGAGGAGTCTCCAGGGGGCGGAGCGCTAGACAGGAAGAAGATTCTCTGCTACCTGATACATCTCAG ATTCCAGAGCTCCAAATCTGGGAAGATCTACTTGCACAATGATATCCGGCTGCTATTCTCCCGCAAATCCATCGAAGTGGACACGGGGATCCCTTATGAGCTGAAATCTTTCACCGAGGTGCCAAGAAACCCTAAATACTCCCCCCGCGTGTGA